In Posidoniimonas corsicana, the genomic window CACTGTTCTACCAGAAGTCCGGCGCGAGGGTCACCGCCTTCGACCTGTCCGGCCAGCGGCTGTGGCAGCGTAAGGTCTGCGGGTTCGACCCGCAGATGTACCAGTTTGGCTTCGGGTCCTCGCCCCGCCTGGTTGACGGCAAGCTGATCATCAGCGCCGAGTACGACGGCCCCGACGCGGGCGTGTACGCCATCGACCCGGCCGACGGAGGCGAGATCTGGAAGGCGCCGCGCCGGCCTGGCATCAGCTTCTCAACCCCGATCGACGCACAGCTCGCCGGCCGCCGGCAGCTGATGCTGAGCGGCGACGGACTGATTGTTTCCTACGACCCGGCCACCGGCGAGAAGCTCTGGTCGCAGATCGCTAGCACGGTCGCCACCTGCGGCACCATGGTGTGGGACGCCGAGAACCAACTCGCGTTCGCGAGCGGCGGCTACCCCGACTCTTTCACGCTCGCCATCCGAGCCGACGGCGAGCACCAGGTGGTGTGGGACAACAGCGTCAAGTGCTACGAGCAGTCGCTGCTGTTCGCTAACGGGTACGTGTACGGCGTTTCGGACCGTGGGGTAGCCTACTGCTGGCGTTCGATCGACGGCGAGGAGATGTGGCGCCAGCGGCTGGGCGGCGGCTACAGCGCGTCCCCGGTGCTGGTCGGCGACGCCATCTACGTCAGCAGCGAGCAAGGCACGACCTTCGTCTTCCGCGCGACCCACGAGGGCTACCAGCAGCTCGCCGAAAACCAGCTTGGGACCGACTGCTTCCCCACCACCACCCCCTCGGGCGGCCGCCTGTACCACCGCTACGGCAACGGCCAGGGCGCCCAGCGGCAGGAGTACCTGGCGGCGATTGGGGAGTAACTCCGGAGTTCCGCAACCGCCCTGCGGCGCCCTCTCGGACGCCGATTCTCTGGACCGGCGAACCAGCACGACCGCTGCATGCGCAAGTTGCTTGCGGCGGCGGGTCTCCGTACTTAGTATCAAGGGGTGCTTCTCCTACCACGTCGCACGCCGCGCCCTCTGTGCGCCTCCACTCCACCGCCTGCGGCCGACACCAACGCTACCCTGATTGCCCCCTATGACTACCTCGCGACTCTGCCGCGCCTTGCTGCTCGCGGCGTTCGTCCCGTTGTTGAACTACGCCCGGCCTGCCGAGGCTCAAACCAGCGCGGCGCAGCCCAACATCGTGCTGATCATGGTGGACGATGCGGGCTACAACGAGTACGGGTTCGCCAACGACTTGTTTGGCCAAAGCCGGATCTCTGACACGCCGAACATCAACGCGCTCGCCGCCGGCGGCGCCATCTTTTCACAGGGCTACGTATCGGCGCCCCTCTGCAGCCCCTCCCGCGCGGCGATGCTGACCGGTCAGTACGCCAACCGGTTCGGATGGGAGAACAACCCCAGCAACGACACCAGCAGCCCGCAGGGCCTAACCGCCAGCCAGCTCACGATGGGGCACCACCTTCAGTCGCTTGGCTACACGACCGGCGTGGTGGGCAAGTGGCACCTCGGCTACCAGGACGACCTCAACCGACCTCAGGACATGGGCTTCGACGAGTTCTACGGTCTGCTCGGAGGGGGACGCGACTACTGGCCTTGGCCGGGCGCCTCGGACCGCTCTCGGATGAGGCGCGGCGACGAGGACATCGAACACCTGTGGGGCGCCGAGGGGGATTCTTCTCTGTACGACCCGTCTAGGGGGCGTTACCTGACGGACGCGTTCGGCGAAGAGAGCGCCGATTTCATCAACCGGAACGCCTCGACCGGGCAGCCCTTCTTCCTCTACACGGCGATCACGGCCCCCCACACGCCGATCCAGGTCAAGCAGTCGGACCTCGACCACTTCGACGGGATTATCGACGACCCCGACCGCAAGAAGATCGCAGCGCTCAACTACTCCGCCGACCGCGCGGTGGGGATGATCATGGACGCC contains:
- a CDS encoding outer membrane protein assembly factor BamB family protein gives rise to the protein MRNLIAAALLLTAACSACAQDWRQWRGPTGDNHAAAGATAPVEWSEDAGLAWLTPIPGRGHSSPTIVGDRIYLTTADEQEQTQSLLIVDKATGRLIRQEVAHRDGLPARIHGNNTHASPTVASDGERVFALFYQKSGARVTAFDLSGQRLWQRKVCGFDPQMYQFGFGSSPRLVDGKLIISAEYDGPDAGVYAIDPADGGEIWKAPRRPGISFSTPIDAQLAGRRQLMLSGDGLIVSYDPATGEKLWSQIASTVATCGTMVWDAENQLAFASGGYPDSFTLAIRADGEHQVVWDNSVKCYEQSLLFANGYVYGVSDRGVAYCWRSIDGEEMWRQRLGGGYSASPVLVGDAIYVSSEQGTTFVFRATHEGYQQLAENQLGTDCFPTTTPSGGRLYHRYGNGQGAQRQEYLAAIGE